A part of Dreissena polymorpha isolate Duluth1 chromosome 13, UMN_Dpol_1.0, whole genome shotgun sequence genomic DNA contains:
- the LOC127855727 gene encoding uncharacterized protein LOC127855727, with protein MATYSKSTVASGSDSFIDFCCFPCLEHKIDQWADFYCKNCQKFYCAKCINLHSQLFGTHVTYGRGDTSKWPVSKEVEDFLQKCDHHDDKHLEMFCEDHSQLCCTNCAFLNHRQCAKVTLISESVKGSPPNLQQLSGKIQSILEEIKKLQNYWDTNMQSLQASYDKQLYVIHDTRKKTNSILDNIEKNTMKELDDKLASLKASVKTDADNCSKLKNELKQLNDAIQDIVDKGKAELTFIASKKCMEKIKQSETYLKQNSFQVESSLTFQADRDFQQYLSKLSGLGKIVLSTKETLVLVDQALTVQGKSEYNVRLQSDSDKNYHIEAICVLSEDQILVADCINKRVKLLNHQYQVVGHYDLNSFPMDMCKITPSEVAVTVDDTRTHEVQFVSVNGGQLVKGRMLQFQHECIGIAHIMQDLYLTSGTALYKYSMKGALLTKLYEDTSDKFTVFKCAVSPSGDKVFVTNRSHSKVLTLARDGTVLHTFLDLRDPTGIHVTDVGQVLVCGGSSHTILQLDGEGKKKLATLATKRDGLKYPYSVFYNRSTASLIVGQWDSNIVVLRVK; from the exons ATGGCTACATATTCTAAGTCAACTGTGGCTAGTGGCTCTGATTCATTTATTGACTTTTGTTGTTTCCCCTGTTTAGAGCACAAAATTGACCAGTGGGCTGACTTTTACTGCAAAAACTGTCAGAAATTTTATTGTGCAAAATGTATTAATCTGCATAGTCAGTTGTTTGGGACACATGTGACATACGGAAGGGGAGACACAAGTAAGTGGCCAGTGTCCAAGGAAGTGGAGGATTTCCTTCAGAAGTGTGACCATCATGACGACAAACATCTGGAAATGTTTTGtgaggaccacagtcagctgtgctgcactaATTGTGCTTTCCTCAATCACAG ACAATGTGCTAAAGTAACACTGATATCCGAGTCAGTAAAAGGATCTCCACCAAACTTGCAGCAACTATCAGGAAAAATCCAAAGCATTCTTGAAGAAATCAAGAAACTTCAGAATTATTGGGATACCAACATGCAGTCTTTGCAGGCTTCATACGACAAACAATTATATGTAATACATGACACGCGCAAAAAAACAAATAGTATTctagacaacattgaaaaaaacacCATGAAAGAGCTAGATGATAAGTTGGCCAGTCTGAAAGCATCTGTCAAGACTGATGCAGACAATTGCAGCAAACTCAAAAATGAACTCAAGCAACTCAATGACGCAATACAGGACATTGTTGATAAGGGCAAAGCAGAACTCACATTTATTGCAAGTAAGAAATGTATGGAAAAGATTAAGCAGTCTGAAACATATCTGAAGCAGAACTCGTTTCAGGTTGAAAGTTCACTGACATTCCAGGCAGACAGGGATTTTCAACAGTACTTGTCTAAATTGTCAGGTCTGGGGAAGATTGTACTCAGTACCAAGGAAACATTAGTGTTAGTTGACCAGGCACTCACAGTACAAGGGAAGTCAGAGTATAATGTGCGCCTACAGAGTGATTCAGATAAGAACTACCATATCGAGGCCATTTGTGTTCTCTCTGAGGATCAGATCCTTGTTGCAGATTGTATTAATAAAAGAGTTAAGCTACTCAATCATCAATACCAGGTGGTGGGTCATTATGATTTAAATAGTTTTCCAATGGACATGTGTAAAATCACACCAAGTGAAGTAGCTGTTACGGTGGATGACACTAGgacacatgaggtccagtttgtcTCTGTGAATGGTGGGCAGCTGGTTAAGGGCAGGATGTTACAGTTTCAACATGAATGTATTGGTATTGCTCATATTATGCAAGACCTGTATCTCACTTCTGGCACTGCACTTTACAAGTATTCAATGAAAGGAGCCCTGTTGACTAAGTTGTATGAAGATACATCAGACAAGTTTACAG TATTTAAGTGTGCAGTGAGTCCTTCAGGTGACAAGGTATTTGTCACCAACAGATCCCATAGCAAGGTCCTCACCCTGGCCAGAGATGGTACAGTTCTCCACACCTTCCTAGACCTACGAGACCCAACAGGTATTCATGTGACTGATGTGggacaggtgctggtctgtggaggaTCATCCCACACTATCCTACAGCTGGATGGGGAAGGCAAGAAGAAGCTGGCAACTCTTGCTACCAAGAGGGATGGGCTTAAATATCCATACTCAGTCTTCTACAATAGGAGCACAGCATCCCTCATTGTGGGACAATGGGACAGTAACATTGTTGTGTTAAGAGTAAAATAG